From a region of the Candidatus Brocadia sp. genome:
- a CDS encoding LysR family transcriptional regulator gives MNVRCKIWFEKDSSVAFAEGRRMLLEAVDRLGSLNAAAKELGMSYRAAWGKIKATEQVLGIKLLEVTTGGKGGGGATLTAEAKELISKYRKYTDKMTRAMEKEFQRIFQDKNS, from the coding sequence ATGAACGTTAGATGCAAGATATGGTTTGAGAAAGATAGTAGCGTGGCCTTTGCTGAGGGGCGGCGAATGCTGCTTGAGGCCGTAGACCGTTTAGGCTCCCTGAATGCCGCAGCAAAGGAATTGGGTATGTCATACCGGGCTGCATGGGGAAAGATCAAGGCCACAGAGCAGGTATTGGGGATAAAATTATTGGAGGTTACTACCGGGGGGAAAGGCGGGGGCGGGGCAACTTTGACGGCAGAGGCAAAGGAACTGATTTCAAAGTACAGGAAATACACCGACAAGATGACCCGCGCTATGGAAAAGGAATTTCAGCGCATTTTTCAAGACAAGAATTCGTAA
- a CDS encoding TOBE domain-containing protein: protein MANKLCGTIVAITQGHIHAHIKILWKEIPLNVIITRASCEDMHLLAGDTISVLIKGTDIMIAKAFSGMLSARNRARGMVRQIIQGDVLSKIYVESQGDMLYAIITNASLEEMGIKEGDEITAIVKSTELILSKGV, encoded by the coding sequence ATGGCAAACAAACTTTGCGGGACGATTGTCGCTATAACTCAGGGACATATCCATGCCCACATTAAAATTCTCTGGAAGGAGATACCGCTGAATGTCATCATCACCAGGGCATCGTGTGAGGATATGCATCTTCTGGCGGGTGATACGATTTCGGTGCTGATCAAGGGCACGGATATCATGATTGCGAAGGCATTTTCGGGGATGCTGAGCGCCCGCAACAGGGCACGGGGAATGGTAAGGCAAATCATTCAGGGAGACGTATTATCGAAGATTTATGTGGAATCCCAGGGTGATATGCTCTATGCCATTATTACGAACGCGTCTCTGGAGGAAATGGGTATTAAAGAAGGTGATGAGATTACGGCAATTGTAAAATCTACGGAACTGATACTATCGAAAGGGGTGTAG
- a CDS encoding porin, producing MRSKGFCYGLSLAIAFCAVYADNVAQNARAQDVVQSQGTSEGGMDDLKRQLKQMEEAFLVQQKMMKQMEAMALSQQEQIKELKNHIESISERPVAVAKEEIKKEVKQEMKQEVHQEVGNYLASNEAREKLGLGLPGKNEPVNGYYLPDKAKASIGFQTRDGKYSLNVGFRFQTRFTYKDKDEDFDEGDITDIDVRRARLCFGGNIYSKDLFYNVEIDADSFDVNLRDYYIWWTPAAAEEALSIKGGYFKVPANRQWNSSGFSLLLQDRSIASDNFKQDRDYGLDIFGKPFDGHMEYHAAVFRGAGQNPSKAFGRDENVDNELMYVLTARYYPFGWYQSYNLATGWDETDLKYEEQLKAVIGASFVYNAKEKDKKLDDTNSAIGNVDLGMRYRGFTWDSEYYIRENDPEGDGDTITSDGFYTQAGYFVLPKKLELAARYSVLDPNEDVRDDVQTEYTVGINYYFRGHRQQIQADVGHFVTETTETDKNENRIRLQYQMIF from the coding sequence ATGCGGAGTAAAGGGTTTTGCTATGGTTTATCGCTGGCGATAGCATTCTGCGCTGTATATGCTGATAATGTGGCGCAGAATGCACGCGCCCAGGATGTTGTTCAGAGCCAGGGAACATCGGAAGGTGGAATGGATGATTTGAAGAGACAGTTAAAACAGATGGAAGAGGCGTTTCTCGTGCAGCAGAAAATGATGAAACAGATGGAGGCAATGGCGTTAAGCCAGCAGGAGCAAATCAAGGAATTGAAAAACCATATCGAAAGTATTAGTGAAAGACCTGTAGCGGTTGCAAAAGAAGAGATCAAGAAAGAGGTAAAGCAGGAAATGAAACAAGAGGTACACCAGGAGGTGGGGAACTATCTCGCATCGAATGAGGCGCGGGAAAAACTGGGGTTAGGCTTACCCGGCAAAAATGAACCGGTTAACGGCTATTATCTGCCCGATAAGGCAAAGGCCTCCATCGGTTTTCAGACAAGGGATGGAAAATACTCCTTAAACGTGGGCTTCAGATTCCAGACGCGCTTTACTTACAAGGACAAGGATGAGGATTTTGATGAAGGTGATATAACCGATATTGACGTGCGCAGGGCAAGGCTTTGTTTTGGCGGCAATATCTACAGCAAGGATCTCTTTTATAACGTGGAAATTGACGCGGACAGCTTTGATGTGAATCTGAGGGATTATTATATCTGGTGGACCCCAGCGGCAGCCGAGGAAGCACTCAGTATAAAAGGAGGGTATTTTAAGGTGCCTGCCAACCGCCAATGGAATTCATCGGGTTTTTCGCTCTTGCTCCAGGACAGGTCCATCGCCAGCGACAACTTTAAACAGGACCGTGATTACGGCCTGGACATCTTTGGAAAACCATTTGATGGTCATATGGAATACCACGCAGCCGTTTTCCGCGGCGCTGGCCAGAATCCCTCAAAGGCGTTTGGTCGGGACGAAAATGTCGACAACGAGCTCATGTATGTGCTTACCGCACGATATTATCCTTTTGGATGGTATCAATCCTATAATTTAGCAACGGGTTGGGATGAGACTGACCTGAAATACGAAGAGCAACTGAAGGCCGTCATAGGTGCATCATTCGTCTATAATGCAAAGGAAAAAGATAAAAAGCTGGATGATACCAATTCTGCAATCGGCAACGTTGACCTTGGCATGAGGTACAGGGGGTTTACGTGGGATAGTGAGTACTATATAAGGGAGAATGACCCTGAAGGTGACGGCGATACAATAACCTCCGACGGTTTCTATACCCAGGCTGGATATTTTGTGCTGCCCAAAAAACTGGAACTTGCAGCCCGTTACTCCGTGCTTGATCCGAATGAGGATGTACGGGATGACGTTCAGACGGAGTATACGGTTGGCATCAATTATTACTTCCGTGGGCATCGCCAGCAGATACAGGCCGACGTGGGTCACTTCGTAACAGAGACTACAGAGACGGATAAAAACGAAAACAGAATCAGATTACAATATCAGATGATATTTTAG
- a CDS encoding molybdopterin-dependent oxidoreductase — protein MRIFSIFSWLIIGLFFVTTSVPVEVVQAQTDPCPGGYSNQFRLNGKVENPRRFSLTDLQQYPTHSHLTISYYSGSQGLVTKTYIGVPLIDLLNDAVIITDSTRKNDILRKYVVVRATDCYEVVISLAELLSNFGHQQVLVAFATSDGQPLDDTEGMARLIVPGDKSGGRCVSNITMIQVRSAP, from the coding sequence ATGAGAATCTTTTCAATTTTTAGTTGGTTAATAATCGGTCTTTTCTTTGTAACAACTTCGGTTCCCGTAGAAGTCGTTCAAGCCCAAACGGATCCGTGCCCGGGAGGCTATTCCAATCAATTTCGTTTAAACGGGAAGGTGGAAAACCCTCGCAGGTTTAGTTTGACCGACTTGCAGCAGTACCCAACGCATTCCCATCTTACCATCAGCTATTATTCCGGCAGCCAAGGCCTTGTCACCAAGACTTATATCGGCGTGCCTCTGATTGATTTGTTAAATGACGCTGTTATCATCACTGACTCTACCCGCAAGAACGATATACTTAGAAAATATGTGGTAGTAAGAGCCACCGACTGTTACGAAGTCGTTATTTCGTTGGCCGAACTATTATCCAATTTCGGCCACCAGCAGGTTCTTGTTGCCTTTGCAACTAGCGATGGGCAACCTCTCGACGACACAGAAGGAATGGCACGTCTGATTGTTCCCGGAGATAAATCGGGTGGAAGGTGCGTAAGTAACATCACCATGATTCAGGTTCGTTCTGCTCCATAA
- the modA gene encoding molybdate ABC transporter substrate-binding protein: MMRLIIPEKRITRFLAIVCATWLLFLFMAFHHSVRADEKILIAAAANLNPTMDKICKGFEKRYPTIDVDVSYGSSGNFFAQIKQGAPFDIFFSADTTYPARLEEEGLAIKGKSKIYAFGSIVLWIPRKSALNPRKGLQVVLDKEVKKLAIANQKLAPYGMAAEEALRYYGLWDKVQDKLVFGENISQTAQFVQSGAADVGIIALSQAISPKMEKDGDYWVVPAESYNKLGQAYAIPQRGKDKPGVRKFLEFVQGKKGGKIFSQYGYSLPK; encoded by the coding sequence ATGATGCGCTTGATCATACCGGAAAAACGGATTACAAGATTTTTAGCGATAGTATGTGCAACCTGGCTACTCTTTTTATTCATGGCTTTTCATCATAGTGTCCGCGCAGATGAAAAAATCCTTATTGCCGCCGCCGCCAACCTGAATCCTACCATGGACAAGATCTGCAAAGGATTCGAGAAGAGATACCCCACCATCGATGTGGATGTGTCGTACGGTTCTTCCGGTAATTTTTTTGCTCAGATCAAGCAGGGGGCACCTTTCGATATTTTTTTCTCGGCCGATACAACCTATCCCGCACGCCTGGAAGAGGAAGGTTTGGCGATAAAAGGGAAGAGTAAAATTTATGCCTTTGGAAGCATTGTGCTCTGGATACCGAGGAAATCTGCGTTAAATCCCCGAAAGGGATTACAGGTTGTTTTGGATAAAGAAGTGAAAAAGCTGGCCATTGCAAACCAAAAACTTGCGCCCTACGGGATGGCGGCAGAGGAGGCGCTTCGGTACTATGGGTTGTGGGACAAGGTTCAGGACAAACTGGTCTTCGGGGAAAATATTTCCCAGACGGCACAATTTGTCCAGTCGGGCGCTGCCGACGTGGGAATTATCGCACTGTCTCAGGCAATTTCACCAAAAATGGAAAAAGACGGAGATTATTGGGTCGTCCCTGCAGAATCGTATAACAAGCTGGGACAGGCCTATGCTATCCCGCAAAGAGGCAAGGATAAGCCGGGTGTGAGGAAATTCCTGGAATTTGTGCAAGGGAAAAAAGGGGGAAAAATATTTTCTCAATACGGTTATTCACTTCCAAAATAG
- a CDS encoding TOBE domain-containing protein — protein MKISARNILKGKVKEVKHGMVDTEVDIELPGGGEIVSVITKHSAETMKLAKGKEVYAVIKASNVMIMVD, from the coding sequence ATGAAGATCAGCGCTCGTAATATTTTGAAAGGTAAGGTCAAAGAGGTGAAGCATGGTATGGTGGATACAGAAGTGGATATAGAGTTGCCGGGAGGGGGTGAAATTGTATCGGTCATTACCAAACATTCCGCAGAAACGATGAAACTGGCAAAAGGCAAAGAGGTTTATGCGGTTATCAAGGCCTCCAACGTGATGATTATGGTAGACTAA
- the modB gene encoding molybdate ABC transporter permease subunit — protein sequence MNFTAPFLLTLKLSTITTLLLFVLGIPFAYWLAFSRFRGKFFVESVVALPIVLPPTVLGFYLLMAIGGNSFIGRWYEGIFHKTLAFSFQGLVVGSFIYNLPFAVRPFQLAFAGVDKKLLEASWSLGRSKLYTFLFVIFPLSLQGVITGCILSFAHCVGEFGVILMIGGNIPGVTRVASVAVYDEVQALNYGTANIYAAILLAFSFVILAIVYFINRRFFMRMF from the coding sequence ATGAATTTTACGGCTCCCTTCCTTTTAACCTTAAAGCTTTCTACCATTACAACGCTTTTATTATTTGTCTTGGGTATCCCTTTCGCCTACTGGCTTGCCTTTTCAAGGTTTCGCGGAAAATTCTTCGTTGAGTCTGTGGTAGCCTTACCCATTGTTCTTCCACCAACGGTCCTGGGCTTTTATCTCCTCATGGCTATTGGCGGAAATAGTTTTATCGGGCGCTGGTATGAAGGTATTTTCCATAAGACGCTCGCCTTTTCCTTTCAAGGACTTGTTGTTGGTTCATTCATCTACAATCTGCCCTTTGCAGTGCGGCCTTTTCAATTGGCTTTTGCCGGGGTGGATAAAAAATTGCTTGAGGCTTCATGGAGCCTGGGCAGGTCTAAATTATATACCTTCCTTTTCGTTATTTTCCCACTCTCCCTGCAAGGGGTGATTACTGGCTGTATACTCTCCTTTGCACACTGCGTGGGTGAATTTGGGGTGATACTTATGATCGGAGGAAACATACCGGGAGTTACCCGGGTTGCATCAGTAGCTGTCTATGACGAGGTGCAGGCGCTGAATTACGGAACTGCAAATATCTATGCGGCCATTCTGCTGGCATTTTCATTTGTAATACTTGCAATAGTTTACTTTATTAACAGGCGCTTTTTTATGCGCATGTTCTAA
- a CDS encoding ATP-binding cassette domain-containing protein codes for MIKVRIKKRWGGFGLDVNFEIPHEKVTALFGPSGSGKSSILRLISGLERADGGMIHKGEEVWYDESKAINILPQQRSVGFVFQDYALFPHVTVERNVAYGIKEKKRLKEAKDLLSLVGLSGYEHFYPAQLSGGQKQRVALVRALARRPDILLLDEPLSALDWETRRQLQEDLKRIIKQLCITTLYVTHDVTEVYKLADYVIVLEAGKVVKQGIPEEIFMGRRLSTRIQIAGKVVDIESDAIMAAVTVLHEGQYFKTLIDTEEVRRLNLRIGDDVVIGAKSSDVILCKVFTET; via the coding sequence TTGATAAAAGTCCGTATTAAAAAAAGATGGGGAGGGTTCGGGCTGGATGTAAACTTTGAGATTCCTCACGAAAAAGTAACAGCCTTATTTGGCCCTTCAGGGTCGGGAAAGTCGAGTATATTGCGCCTGATTTCCGGTCTGGAAAGGGCTGACGGAGGGATGATCCATAAGGGAGAAGAAGTGTGGTATGATGAATCAAAGGCAATTAACATCCTCCCCCAGCAACGTTCCGTAGGGTTCGTATTCCAGGACTATGCCTTATTTCCTCACGTAACGGTGGAGAGAAACGTAGCGTATGGAATAAAAGAAAAAAAGAGGTTGAAAGAGGCAAAAGACCTTTTATCCCTGGTAGGATTGTCAGGATACGAACATTTCTATCCCGCCCAGTTGTCCGGGGGGCAAAAGCAAAGGGTTGCCCTGGTCCGTGCCCTGGCCAGAAGACCGGACATCCTGCTCCTGGATGAACCGCTTTCAGCGCTGGATTGGGAAACACGCAGGCAATTACAGGAGGATTTAAAACGGATCATCAAACAGCTTTGCATAACCACGCTCTACGTGACTCACGATGTGACGGAGGTGTACAAACTGGCTGATTATGTGATCGTGCTGGAGGCAGGGAAGGTAGTCAAGCAGGGGATACCGGAAGAGATATTTATGGGCAGGCGGCTCAGCACCCGTATCCAGATCGCAGGGAAGGTGGTAGATATAGAATCAGATGCTATCATGGCTGCGGTTACCGTTCTGCACGAAGGTCAGTATTTTAAGACCCTTATCGATACAGAAGAAGTGCGTCGTTTGAACCTGAGAATAGGGGATGATGTGGTGATTGGCGCCAAGTCTTCCGATGTCATCTTATGCAAGGTCTTCACGGAAACATGA
- a CDS encoding IS66 family transposase, with product MTIENIDIDATLRKVEKLLSEEKGLSPAIRSMIELLVLVITLLVGRLNRNSRNSSKPPASDPNRTRKSRAKGERKAGGQEGHDGVTLKKVANPDKVEVIKVDRRKYPSGKYRLIGYESRQVFDMKISRVVTEYRAEIVEDAEGSRFVASFPEGVTKAVQYGPDLKAHAVYMSQYQLIPYKRIQEYFEEQMGIPLSEGSLYNFNKDAYESLEAFEGKTKEELVKSEVLQADETSINKNGDRYWLHSASNSLWTHFFPHERRGTEAMDSIGILPQFRGILCHDHLKAYYTYTRCTHALCNAHHLRELEGVWEEDKKQPWAKEMKALLEEINRAVKDAGGLLENGESEKYRQRYRGILQNAEAESPPPDETNRKGKRGRVKRTKARNLLERLREYEGDVLRFMDNKNVPFTNNLAENDIRMTKVQQKISGCFRSLDGAKIFCLIRSYLSTCRKQGVNLSQALRMVFRGKLPDFASS from the coding sequence TTGACGATAGAGAATATAGATATAGATGCAACGCTGCGGAAAGTAGAAAAGCTGCTTTCAGAGGAAAAAGGTCTGTCACCTGCCATAAGGTCAATGATAGAGTTGTTGGTGTTAGTGATAACGCTGCTGGTAGGACGTCTGAACCGGAACAGTCGCAACAGTAGTAAGCCGCCCGCAAGCGATCCGAATCGCACGAGAAAGAGCAGGGCGAAAGGAGAGAGGAAGGCAGGTGGGCAAGAGGGTCATGATGGAGTAACGCTGAAAAAGGTAGCCAATCCTGATAAGGTGGAAGTAATAAAAGTAGACCGGAGGAAGTATCCGAGCGGCAAATACAGGTTGATCGGTTATGAGTCGCGTCAGGTGTTTGATATGAAGATTTCAAGGGTGGTAACGGAGTATCGGGCAGAGATAGTTGAGGATGCGGAGGGAAGTAGGTTTGTAGCGTCATTTCCGGAAGGGGTGACAAAGGCAGTGCAGTATGGGCCGGATTTGAAAGCGCACGCAGTATATATGTCACAGTATCAATTGATACCCTATAAGAGGATCCAGGAGTATTTTGAGGAGCAGATGGGGATACCGCTGAGCGAAGGCTCTCTTTACAACTTTAACAAGGATGCCTATGAATCTCTGGAAGCCTTCGAGGGGAAAACCAAGGAAGAACTTGTCAAATCAGAGGTATTGCAGGCAGATGAAACGAGCATCAACAAGAACGGAGACAGGTATTGGCTGCATAGTGCATCCAATAGTTTGTGGACACACTTTTTCCCTCACGAAAGACGTGGGACGGAAGCGATGGATAGTATCGGGATACTGCCCCAGTTTCGGGGGATTCTTTGTCACGACCATTTGAAGGCGTATTACACCTACACCCGCTGTACACATGCGCTCTGTAATGCACACCACCTGAGGGAATTGGAGGGGGTGTGGGAAGAGGATAAGAAGCAACCGTGGGCGAAAGAGATGAAAGCCCTGCTCGAAGAGATAAACCGTGCGGTAAAGGATGCGGGGGGTTTGTTGGAAAACGGCGAGTCTGAGAAATACCGGCAAAGGTACCGGGGGATATTACAAAACGCAGAAGCTGAAAGCCCGCCCCCTGATGAAACGAACCGCAAGGGGAAAAGAGGGCGGGTAAAAAGGACAAAAGCACGGAATCTCCTGGAACGATTACGGGAGTATGAGGGTGATGTGCTCAGATTTATGGACAATAAAAACGTCCCCTTCACGAATAACCTGGCCGAAAACGATATCAGGATGACGAAGGTTCAGCAGAAGATATCGGGCTGTTTTCGTTCTCTGGACGGAGCGAAGATCTTCTGCCTCATCCGTAGTTATCTCTCGACTTGTCGAAAACAAGGGGTAAATTTAAGTCAGGCATTACGGATGGTATTTCGCGGCAAATTGCCTGATTTTGCCAGCTCGTAA
- a CDS encoding EAL domain-containing protein — MSKEKLKILLVDDDEDDYIITQDLLSEIRLMKFELYWEKTHENVLKLLTNNQFDLCLFDYRLGAKTGLDLLQEVVKIGYKGPIIILTGQDDYEIDKEVMKAGASDYLVKGQICASLLERSIRHALERKRTEEALVASKDYAENLINSSIDMIIATNTDLLITEFNPAAQMVFGYNKYDVLYKPIHFLFAHPDEWQDISEKIGQEKVFSGEVMKKKKTGETFPSYLSASVLRDLKGEAVGIIGISRDITMQKRLEAQLLYNAFHDSLTGLPNRKLFMNHLEKVLESARTNKDFLFAVLFLDIDRFKVINDSLGHATGDKLLISIAERLKECLRHNDIVARFGGDEFVILLNDIKESSCAKVIAEKILKRLKDPFCLNGHSVFTGTSIGIVLSEEYYDRPEDILRDADTVMYRAKMNGRSNYAMFDKEMHAHAVKALQMEADLQRAIVNNEFKMYYQPIVSLADGNIIGVESLIRWEHPQDGLVFPAEFIPLAEETGMIEPIGRWVIKEALSQNKVWHDAGYANTSLSVNVSARQFRSHDLPQIIRKILEETGMNSRALDLEITESTVMEDMDRSIKTLEELCGMGIKIILDDFGTGFSAINNLRFLPVSGIKIDLSLMKDVASSPGAVTIAKAIINMAHGLNKKVVAEGVETEAQLEFLRSHNCDMAQGYLFGMPMPANELIKVLGKNTMHYGVLSHKKCGSSKASARRKVVNSFSSL; from the coding sequence ATGAGCAAAGAGAAGTTGAAAATACTTCTTGTCGATGACGACGAAGACGATTATATCATAACACAAGATCTGCTCTCGGAAATACGATTGATGAAATTTGAATTGTATTGGGAAAAGACGCATGAAAATGTGCTCAAACTATTGACTAATAATCAATTTGATCTATGTCTTTTCGACTATCGTCTTGGCGCAAAAACAGGATTGGATCTTTTGCAGGAGGTAGTGAAGATCGGGTACAAGGGACCCATCATTATATTGACCGGGCAAGACGATTATGAAATTGATAAAGAGGTCATGAAGGCCGGTGCATCAGATTATCTGGTTAAAGGGCAGATATGTGCATCTTTGCTCGAGCGTTCTATTCGTCATGCTTTAGAGCGAAAACGCACGGAGGAGGCATTGGTGGCATCCAAAGATTATGCAGAAAATCTTATTAATAGTTCGATTGACATGATCATAGCCACCAATACAGATCTCCTGATTACTGAATTTAATCCAGCCGCACAAATGGTATTTGGGTATAACAAATATGATGTGCTTTACAAACCAATTCATTTTCTTTTTGCCCATCCCGACGAATGGCAAGATATTAGCGAAAAAATTGGACAGGAAAAGGTGTTTTCCGGAGAAGTAATGAAAAAAAAGAAAACTGGAGAAACCTTTCCCTCCTACCTATCTGCATCCGTTTTAAGGGATTTGAAGGGCGAGGCGGTAGGAATTATCGGTATATCACGAGACATTACTATGCAAAAGCGCCTTGAGGCACAACTGTTATATAATGCCTTTCATGACTCATTGACCGGCCTTCCTAACAGAAAGTTGTTTATGAATCATCTGGAGAAAGTGTTAGAATCTGCACGGACGAATAAAGACTTTTTATTTGCCGTGCTTTTTCTCGACATCGATCGTTTTAAGGTCATAAACGACAGCCTTGGGCATGCAACCGGGGACAAACTACTAATTTCGATTGCAGAAAGACTCAAGGAGTGCCTTCGTCATAATGATATTGTTGCACGTTTTGGCGGAGATGAGTTTGTTATTCTCCTTAACGATATAAAAGAGAGTTCGTGCGCAAAAGTCATTGCCGAAAAAATTTTAAAAAGACTGAAGGACCCTTTTTGCCTGAATGGGCACAGTGTATTTACCGGCACAAGCATAGGGATTGTTCTGAGTGAGGAATATTACGACCGGCCGGAGGATATTCTGAGAGATGCCGATACGGTAATGTATCGTGCAAAAATGAATGGCAGATCTAATTATGCGATGTTTGACAAAGAGATGCACGCCCATGCGGTAAAGGCGTTACAGATGGAGGCAGACCTCCAAAGGGCAATTGTAAACAACGAATTCAAAATGTATTATCAGCCCATCGTCTCTTTAGCGGATGGTAATATCATCGGCGTTGAGTCTCTCATTCGTTGGGAACACCCACAAGATGGTTTAGTTTTTCCCGCAGAATTCATACCCCTGGCTGAAGAAACGGGCATGATCGAGCCTATCGGCAGATGGGTAATAAAAGAAGCCCTCTCTCAAAACAAGGTCTGGCATGACGCGGGATATGCGAATACGTCTCTTTCTGTAAATGTTTCAGCACGGCAATTCCGGAGTCATGATTTACCGCAAATTATCCGGAAGATATTAGAAGAAACGGGCATGAATTCGAGGGCCTTAGATTTGGAGATCACGGAAAGTACTGTTATGGAAGACATGGATAGAAGCATAAAAACGTTGGAAGAACTGTGCGGCATGGGTATAAAAATCATTCTTGATGATTTTGGCACCGGCTTTTCCGCAATTAATAACCTGCGATTCTTGCCCGTGAGCGGAATAAAAATAGATTTGTCTTTAATGAAAGACGTTGCGAGCAGTCCAGGCGCTGTAACGATAGCCAAGGCGATTATCAATATGGCACATGGACTCAACAAGAAAGTAGTAGCTGAAGGTGTGGAAACGGAAGCGCAATTGGAATTTTTACGTTCCCATAATTGCGACATGGCGCAGGGCTATCTTTTCGGTATGCCCATGCCCGCAAATGAACTGATAAAGGTATTAGGGAAAAACACTATGCATTACGGGGTATTGAGTCATAAGAAATGCGGATCATCCAAGGCATCAGCCAGAAGAAAGGTTGTTAATTCATTTTCGTCATTATAG
- a CDS encoding IS630 family transposase: MSFQKPEKRYSQQDMDLVKTWISKEWPEIQKWAQKNRAIIYFEDESGVSLAPVIGKTRAPIGETPVVRVTGKRGGVLAMSAISPSGRMCFRLEKRKVNAQVLMEFLNQISVQHPRRKVAVIMDQAPCHVAKRIKALNEGSSKLRVFHLPPYSPDLNPDEKVWRHMKHVTLKNHQAQNKKQLGRLVIGALRKIQKNPELTKKFFENYLT; encoded by the coding sequence TTGAGTTTTCAAAAGCCGGAAAAACGTTATTCACAGCAAGACATGGATTTGGTAAAGACATGGATTAGCAAGGAGTGGCCTGAAATTCAGAAGTGGGCTCAGAAAAACCGGGCTATTATCTATTTTGAGGATGAGTCGGGCGTTTCCCTTGCGCCTGTTATTGGAAAAACACGGGCTCCGATAGGAGAAACCCCCGTTGTGCGTGTGACCGGGAAACGGGGCGGCGTTTTGGCCATGTCGGCGATTTCGCCATCTGGCAGGATGTGTTTCCGTCTGGAGAAACGAAAAGTTAACGCCCAGGTTCTTATGGAATTTCTGAATCAAATTAGCGTGCAACATCCGCGGCGTAAGGTGGCGGTGATCATGGACCAAGCGCCTTGCCATGTTGCCAAAAGAATTAAAGCATTGAATGAGGGGTCATCGAAGCTACGCGTATTCCATCTGCCGCCGTATTCACCGGATCTGAATCCGGATGAAAAAGTTTGGCGGCATATGAAGCATGTCACGCTAAAGAATCACCAGGCACAGAACAAAAAACAACTTGGACGTTTAGTCATTGGAGCGCTTAGAAAAATACAGAAGAACCCTGAATTGACCAAGAAATTCTTTGAGAATTATTTAACATAA
- a CDS encoding helix-turn-helix domain-containing protein, translating into MKDDGRKLSREVLESYRIRAITLRDKMHYSVKEIGEIFGIKYESVSRWFSQYRRGGIEALKERKAKGKTRIVNADDLRWLQSVLQNVATKYGFSTPLWTGTYVRILFRREGKVNLDRSTI; encoded by the coding sequence ATGAAAGATGACGGAAGGAAGCTGTCAAGGGAGGTATTGGAGTCTTATCGAATCCGGGCGATCACGCTCAGGGATAAGATGCATTATTCCGTTAAAGAAATAGGCGAGATATTTGGCATTAAGTATGAAAGTGTCTCAAGGTGGTTCTCTCAATACCGTCGTGGTGGTATAGAGGCGCTTAAGGAACGCAAAGCAAAGGGCAAGACGCGAATTGTAAATGCGGATGATTTAAGATGGTTGCAAAGTGTTTTGCAGAATGTCGCGACAAAATATGGTTTTTCGACTCCGCTGTGGACCGGAACATATGTTAGAATTCTTTTCCGGCGAGAAGGAAAAGTGAATTTGGATCGCAGCACAATATGA